A stretch of Gemmatimonadota bacterium DNA encodes these proteins:
- the hisC gene encoding histidinol-phosphate transaminase yields the protein MAASSIKPAVRAMSGYTLVQPDCPVKLNQNECPFDVPEELKREIVDEALASNWGRYPGFVPGEVKAAIGKRHGLGPEHILIGNGSNELIQSIFQATVSTGDAVVLPAPTFTLYALMGRIAGADIRTVHLKRDLSFDVDRLVEESADPDVRLVVLCSPNNPTGSMITPEDTARIAEATTGLVVVDEAYFEFGGVSCIELLDRHPNLVITRTFSKALGVAGLRLGYLVADPAVAREIEKVKLPYNVNIVSLITARKLIGQDALIEERASMIRSERQRVYEALRDLPGINPHPSHANFVLFEADRPVAGIFHGLIERGVLIRDVSRYPMLDRGMRVTIGLPAENDAFLDALREVLAT from the coding sequence GTGGCCGCTTCGAGCATAAAACCCGCCGTCCGCGCCATGTCCGGTTACACGCTGGTCCAGCCGGACTGCCCGGTCAAGCTCAACCAGAACGAATGCCCCTTCGACGTGCCCGAGGAACTGAAGCGGGAGATCGTGGACGAGGCCCTGGCGAGCAACTGGGGCCGCTATCCTGGATTCGTTCCCGGCGAGGTCAAGGCGGCCATCGGCAAGCGGCATGGGCTGGGTCCCGAGCACATCCTGATTGGAAACGGCTCGAACGAACTGATCCAGTCGATCTTCCAGGCTACGGTCTCGACGGGCGATGCGGTCGTACTGCCCGCGCCGACCTTCACCCTGTACGCCCTCATGGGCAGGATCGCAGGCGCGGACATAAGGACGGTACACCTCAAGCGGGATTTGAGCTTCGACGTCGATCGGCTGGTGGAGGAAAGTGCCGATCCGGATGTCAGGCTGGTGGTGCTGTGTTCGCCGAACAACCCCACCGGCTCGATGATCACCCCGGAAGATACGGCGCGGATCGCCGAAGCGACCACGGGCCTGGTCGTGGTGGACGAGGCCTATTTCGAGTTCGGCGGCGTGTCGTGTATTGAACTGCTGGACCGTCATCCCAACCTGGTGATCACGCGCACCTTCTCGAAAGCCCTCGGCGTGGCCGGCCTTCGCCTGGGGTATCTCGTTGCCGATCCTGCCGTGGCGCGAGAGATCGAGAAAGTCAAACTTCCCTACAACGTCAACATCGTCTCGCTGATTACCGCACGGAAGCTGATCGGTCAGGATGCACTGATCGAGGAGCGTGCATCGATGATCCGGTCGGAAAGGCAACGGGTCTACGAAGCCCTGCGGGACCTGCCGGGCATCAACCCCCATCCGTCGCACGCCAACTTCGTCTTGTTCGAGGCGGACCGACCGGTGGCCGGGATCTTTCACGGACTCATCGAACGGGGCGTACTCATTCGCGACGTCAGCCGCTATCCCATGTTGGATCGAGGCATGCGCGTGACGATCGGACTGCCGGCAGAAAACGATGCCTTTCTCGATGCGCTGCGGGAAGTGCTGGCCACGTAA
- a CDS encoding ATP phosphoribosyltransferase produces the protein MLVKLALPKGSLQESTFELMRKAGFHCTVSSRSYSPWVDDEELEIMLIRAQEIGRYVEDEVFDAGLTGKDWIVETGADVVEVAELVYAKHTRQPLRWVLAAPEASDIHSVQDLEGKRIATEVVNITEAYLKEHGVNAKVEFSWGATEAKAPDLVDAIVEITETGGSIRANKLRILDTLMVSTNRLIANKTSWQDPDKRRKIENIALLLTGAMLAEEMVGLKMNVKRADLDAVSELLPALQNPTISPLADTEWVAIEVMIEEHTIRQLIPALKRAGAQGLVEYPLNKVIY, from the coding sequence ATGTTAGTCAAACTGGCGCTGCCGAAAGGAAGCCTGCAGGAATCCACCTTTGAGCTCATGCGTAAGGCGGGGTTTCATTGCACGGTCAGCAGCCGGTCTTATTCCCCCTGGGTGGACGACGAAGAGCTGGAGATCATGCTGATCCGGGCGCAGGAGATCGGCCGTTACGTCGAGGACGAGGTCTTCGACGCGGGGCTTACGGGCAAGGACTGGATCGTGGAGACCGGGGCCGACGTGGTGGAGGTGGCGGAACTGGTCTATGCCAAGCATACCCGGCAGCCCCTGCGGTGGGTGCTGGCCGCGCCCGAGGCTTCGGACATTCACAGCGTCCAGGACCTGGAAGGCAAGCGCATCGCCACGGAAGTCGTCAATATCACGGAAGCCTACCTGAAGGAACACGGCGTGAACGCGAAGGTGGAATTCTCCTGGGGTGCCACGGAGGCCAAGGCCCCGGACCTGGTGGACGCGATCGTGGAGATCACCGAAACGGGCGGTTCTATCCGGGCCAACAAGCTTCGGATCCTCGATACCTTGATGGTGTCCACCAACCGACTCATCGCGAACAAGACGAGCTGGCAGGATCCGGACAAGCGTCGCAAGATCGAGAACATCGCCCTGCTGCTCACAGGCGCCATGCTCGCCGAGGAGATGGTCGGTCTCAAGATGAACGTGAAACGCGCCGACCTCGACGCCGTGTCCGAACTGCTTCCCGCGCTGCAGAACCCCACCATATCCCCCCTGGCCGATACGGAGTGGGTGGCCATTGAAGTAATGATCGAGGAGCACACCATCCGGCAGCTGATCCCGGCGCTTAAAAGGGCCGGCGCCCAGGGCCTGGTGGAATATCCGCTGAACAAGGTGATTTACTGA
- a CDS encoding GrpB family protein, with the protein MQNHRPDSPDPTLPFGLNSGELRLSPYRDEWPALYESEQETIESAIGNHIEDIQHVGSTAIVGMPAKPILDIAIAVEDFEMARVCIAPLAALGYTFKGENGIPRRHYFTKGEPCTHHIHMGEETSDEWAKLILFRDYLRSDQRVSDEYARLKSALLDRLAGDRVAYQAAKTEFIKEVLQKARATRS; encoded by the coding sequence TTGCAAAACCACCGACCCGACTCCCCAGACCCAACGCTTCCTTTCGGACTGAACAGCGGTGAACTGCGCCTCTCTCCCTACCGCGACGAATGGCCGGCGCTTTACGAATCCGAGCAGGAGACCATCGAATCAGCAATAGGGAATCATATCGAGGATATCCAGCACGTGGGCAGCACGGCGATCGTCGGCATGCCTGCCAAGCCGATCCTCGATATCGCGATTGCGGTAGAAGATTTCGAGATGGCCAGAGTGTGCATCGCGCCGCTCGCTGCGCTGGGGTATACGTTCAAGGGCGAGAACGGCATACCCCGCCGACACTATTTCACGAAAGGCGAGCCTTGCACACACCATATTCACATGGGCGAAGAAACCAGCGACGAGTGGGCGAAGCTGATTCTGTTTCGGGATTACCTGAGATCCGATCAGCGCGTTTCGGATGAATATGCCCGCTTGAAGTCCGCCCTGTTGGATCGTCTGGCCGGTGACCGCGTGGCATACCAGGCTGCCAAGACCGAGTTTATCAAAGAGGTGTTACAAAAGGCACGCGCAACGCGGAGTTGA
- a CDS encoding FtsX-like permease family protein, translating to MLKHYFTICARHLLRHKPYAALNILNLAVGMACAVLIGLYIQDERAYDRHHANANRIYRVVNGTNAKTTPALGPAIRELLPEVQSFARLSPPFGGWIIRYEDQSYFEDRVFWADPEVFDVFSFPLVRGNPEQALQDPGSVVITASMARKYFGNADPLGETITLDTYPFTVTGVMRDLPEHSHFQADFLLGIEGSLGILGNDYLEQWDWPSFYTYLLLSPDADPIAFAQKLPDVLEDRFGARWEAENITMNPRLQPLTDIYLYSRLENEAGENGNGTYLLLLGALAVVIVLLACFNFMNMATARSLTRNREVALRKAFGANRGQLVRQFMGESFGITCVAIVTALMLVAVSLPFFQDLTGKTIALDIFQSWQFWTGIAAVTLLVGFVSGSYPAFFTAAFTPAQHLKGRTGTGATRHLVRRLLVMGQCMMVILLLGSTWVFTAQLDYIQGKRLGLQPERVLVGPSSFPTFVDQYPVFKEALEQYPRIESVGTTLMLPGRTGRKGLLATTGTRRTDRPQAEAQNLLDWAITDDFVEVFGMELLAGRSLSSSRLADREEAVMINETAMRQLGWTTPEEAVDQEILIHIGHPWAHDRRIIGVIADFHMRSLHHRIEPMIIRHWPRENLPFYAIRIQSDDVSGTVSWIQETWKQQMPDVPMMYSFLDEDYDRLYAAEATLREVFGVFSSVAVFMACAGLFGLASFMSARRTREVGMRRILGATVVQTTGLLLKEFVYLVLIATVLAAPIAYFAMRQWLQLFSYRADVGPAAFFAAGAVVLAIALITVSFRVVGVARANPVDTLRYE from the coding sequence TTGCTGAAACACTACTTCACGATCTGTGCGAGACACCTGCTCAGGCATAAACCATATGCCGCGCTCAATATCCTGAACCTGGCCGTCGGCATGGCCTGCGCGGTCCTCATCGGCCTGTATATACAAGACGAACGGGCTTATGACCGGCACCATGCGAACGCGAACCGCATCTACCGTGTCGTGAACGGGACCAACGCGAAGACGACCCCCGCCCTCGGCCCCGCCATACGTGAACTCCTTCCGGAAGTTCAGTCATTCGCCCGTCTCAGTCCGCCCTTTGGCGGGTGGATCATTCGGTATGAAGACCAATCGTACTTCGAAGACCGCGTGTTCTGGGCGGATCCCGAAGTCTTCGATGTTTTTTCCTTCCCACTGGTGCGGGGCAATCCCGAGCAAGCGCTGCAGGATCCGGGATCGGTCGTCATCACCGCGTCCATGGCGCGCAAGTACTTCGGGAACGCGGATCCGCTCGGTGAGACCATTACGCTGGATACGTATCCTTTCACCGTCACCGGGGTGATGCGGGACCTGCCCGAGCATTCGCATTTTCAGGCAGACTTCCTTCTCGGGATCGAGGGGTCGCTCGGTATCCTGGGAAATGATTACCTGGAGCAGTGGGATTGGCCTTCCTTCTATACCTACCTGCTGCTGTCGCCGGATGCGGATCCCATCGCCTTCGCGCAGAAACTGCCGGACGTGCTCGAAGACCGGTTCGGCGCGCGATGGGAAGCGGAAAACATCACGATGAACCCCCGGTTGCAGCCGCTGACCGACATCTACCTTTACTCCAGACTCGAGAACGAGGCCGGAGAGAACGGCAACGGCACGTACCTGCTGCTGCTCGGCGCCCTGGCCGTCGTCATCGTCCTGCTTGCCTGTTTCAACTTCATGAACATGGCGACCGCCCGTTCGCTCACGCGTAACCGCGAGGTCGCGCTTCGGAAGGCCTTCGGTGCGAACCGGGGGCAGCTAGTCCGCCAGTTCATGGGCGAGTCCTTCGGTATCACGTGCGTCGCCATCGTGACCGCACTGATGCTCGTAGCAGTCAGTCTGCCGTTCTTCCAGGATCTCACGGGAAAGACCATCGCACTCGACATCTTCCAGTCCTGGCAATTCTGGACGGGCATCGCCGCGGTGACCCTCCTGGTGGGGTTCGTTTCCGGCAGCTACCCAGCGTTTTTCACAGCGGCCTTCACGCCGGCACAACACCTGAAGGGCCGGACCGGGACCGGCGCAACCCGCCACCTGGTACGCAGGCTGCTGGTCATGGGCCAGTGCATGATGGTGATCCTGCTGCTTGGCAGCACCTGGGTATTCACCGCGCAACTGGACTACATCCAGGGCAAACGGCTGGGCCTGCAGCCGGAACGGGTGCTTGTGGGACCGTCCAGTTTCCCGACCTTCGTGGATCAGTATCCGGTTTTCAAGGAAGCGCTCGAGCAATACCCCCGTATCGAAAGCGTCGGTACCACCCTGATGCTGCCCGGCCGCACGGGACGCAAGGGTCTGCTTGCCACAACGGGAACGCGGCGGACCGACCGGCCGCAGGCGGAAGCGCAGAACCTGCTCGACTGGGCGATCACCGATGATTTCGTCGAGGTATTCGGGATGGAACTGCTGGCCGGCCGGAGCCTGTCGAGTTCGCGTCTGGCGGATCGGGAGGAAGCCGTGATGATTAACGAAACCGCCATGCGGCAGTTGGGATGGACCACGCCCGAAGAGGCCGTCGATCAGGAGATTCTGATCCACATCGGCCATCCCTGGGCGCACGATCGCCGGATCATCGGCGTGATCGCGGATTTCCACATGCGGTCGCTTCACCATCGCATCGAGCCGATGATCATCAGGCATTGGCCCCGAGAAAACCTGCCCTTCTACGCGATCCGAATCCAATCCGATGACGTAAGCGGCACGGTATCCTGGATCCAGGAAACCTGGAAGCAACAGATGCCGGACGTGCCCATGATGTATTCGTTTCTCGATGAGGATTACGACCGGCTCTACGCGGCGGAGGCGACGCTCCGCGAAGTCTTCGGCGTTTTTTCGTCCGTTGCGGTCTTCATGGCCTGTGCCGGGCTGTTCGGCCTGGCCTCATTCATGTCGGCGCGGCGTACGCGGGAAGTAGGGATGCGGAGGATTCTCGGGGCCACGGTCGTCCAGACGACGGGCCTGCTCCTGAAGGAATTCGTCTACCTGGTCCTGATCGCTACGGTACTGGCCGCGCCCATCGCCTACTTTGCCATGCGGCAATGGCTGCAGTTGTTCTCCTACCGGGCGGACGTCGGTCCCGCCGCCTTCTTTGCCGCCGGCGCGGTAGTCCTTGCCATCGCCCTGATTACAGTGAGTTTCCGTGTCGTCGGGGTGGCCCGGGCAAACCCGGTGGATACGCTGAGGTATGAGTAG
- a CDS encoding phosphotransferase — translation MARKGGSIIQYPVVTTPDVEGLLVSRELDHGRIHPVTGGWSYWTFEVGLSAHDDHADSSTPGWIFRFPRNRVVTENLQKEQAILPVVAPRINFAVPRFEHVGTWRDQPYAGYRRIPGRPLSSRPFTGSKIVDEVAESIASTLSSLHDIPTLLVAEACAVEPTVDAWRQHYRALRETVRARISPLLDSRMREVVERGFSRFLDEELATLEDVALVHCDLGCEHILIEEDGTTVTGLIDFEDVTIGDPTIDFVGIYVTYGMEAVDRIRDCYQRRSNGQRGSDGQRASDIQRPLGVRRALDVNFVNRLQFYTWMASCHEVIYGLEEGKSYLVEEGIAGLQARLDHAGLL, via the coding sequence TTGGCTAGAAAAGGCGGATCGATCATTCAGTACCCTGTTGTGACCACCCCGGATGTTGAAGGCCTGCTCGTCAGCCGCGAACTAGATCACGGTCGGATCCATCCCGTCACGGGAGGCTGGTCTTACTGGACCTTCGAAGTTGGGCTCAGTGCCCACGATGACCACGCCGATTCCTCGACACCCGGCTGGATCTTTCGATTCCCCAGAAACCGTGTTGTCACAGAAAACCTGCAAAAAGAACAGGCGATACTGCCCGTTGTTGCTCCACGGATTAACTTCGCCGTCCCGCGTTTCGAGCACGTAGGAACCTGGCGTGATCAACCCTATGCGGGATATCGGCGGATACCGGGTCGTCCCCTGTCCAGCCGCCCGTTCACCGGCAGTAAAATCGTAGATGAAGTGGCCGAATCCATAGCGTCGACGCTCTCCTCGCTGCACGACATTCCCACCTTGCTGGTCGCCGAGGCCTGTGCCGTGGAACCCACGGTTGATGCATGGCGGCAGCACTACCGTGCGCTGAGGGAAACTGTCCGGGCCAGGATATCGCCCTTACTGGACTCACGCATGCGTGAAGTGGTCGAACGCGGATTCAGCCGGTTTCTCGACGAAGAACTCGCGACGCTCGAAGACGTCGCCCTGGTGCACTGCGACCTGGGCTGTGAGCATATTTTGATCGAAGAGGACGGGACGACCGTGACCGGACTGATTGACTTTGAAGACGTGACCATCGGCGATCCAACAATCGATTTCGTTGGTATCTACGTCACGTACGGCATGGAGGCCGTTGACAGGATTCGAGACTGCTATCAGCGCAGGTCAAACGGTCAGCGCGGGTCTGACGGTCAGCGTGCATCAGACATCCAGCGCCCGTTAGGCGTCCGACGCGCTTTGGACGTCAACTTCGTGAACAGGCTTCAATTCTACACCTGGATGGCTTCCTGTCACGAGGTCATCTACGGGTTGGAAGAAGGGAAATCGTATCTGGTGGAGGAAGGTATTGCGGGATTGCAGGCCCGACTCGACCACGCCGGGTTGTTATGA